A window of Gemmatimonas sp. genomic DNA:
CGGCCTCGCGGGCGCGGAACGAATCGAGCGCGCGCGACAGCGACCGGTCGGCCAACGAACCGCCGCCGCTGTTCGCCACTTGCGCGCCATACAACTGACCCAAGGCACCCGCGAGATCGTCGGCGGAGGCATACTTGAGATTCACCACATACGTGCGAAGCCCCGATTCACCGGCCGGTGCGGCGTCGAGCGTGCGGAGCAACTCGAGATAGCGCGCCACGTTGGCGCCGCGATCGGTGATCAGCAGGGCATTCGATCGCGTGACCGTCTCGATGCGCGCCCCTTTGCCCATCAACGCCCGCAGCGCGTCGGCCCCCTCGTCGGCGCGAATGGATTGCAGCGGCACGAGCTGTGTCACCAATCCCAGCGGCGGCGGATCGGGAAACGCGAATCCGGTGCGCAGCGATCCGGTGGCCGGCGCCTTCGCCGTGGGCAGTACCTGCGCCACCGTGCCACTCGGCACCAGCATCAGCTCGTGCGATTCCAACAGCGACTCGAGAATACGTTCGAGCTCCGCGGTGTTCAGCGGCGTCGGCGTGGCGAACGTGACGCGTACATCGGGAATGTCACTCATCAACACCGTGCGGCCCAGCATCGTGGCCAGCGTCCGAATCACGTCGGCGAGCTTCGCGTTCGCGAAATCGAGCGTGTTGGTGCGCGACGTGGACATCGGCGTCTGCGCCTGCAGCGCGTGGCTGTTGAGCGACAACGCGACTGGGCCAAGCAATACGCCGAGCGCAGCGCAGCGCCAGCGACGTGGAAGCGGTAGGACGATCACGGCACGTTCTCGCTGGAATCCGACACGACGCGGGACAGGCGCAGAGTGCGCGTCCCGCTGGAACTTGAAATCACGACGCGATCACCGGTGATACGCCGCACGCGTACACCGCCGAACGATTCTCCCTCACCAAGCAGACGTGGCGGATCAGCCGACGTACGCAGTTGCAGCAACGCCCGCTGGGTACCACCAACCGACACGATGCCGAACAGTATGGGTCCGTCGTCGAGGTCCGACGGGCCGAACGCGTTGACTCCCGGCTCAGACAGCGGGGCTGCTGGCGCGGGCTCCGATCCCGGGGCCACAAAGCGCGCCCGTGGCTCCTGCCGGCTCGCACTGAACGCGTTGGTGCGGACGATCGCGCGGGCGAGGGAATCGACCGCCGCTTGCATCGCGGCCGTCTGGCCCATCGAGTTCTCGGCGGGTCCGCCGGTGGTGCGGGCGACGCGCAGCGTCACTGGTGCCACGGTTGGTGATACGGGCAACAGCAGCAGCACCAACGCGATCGCGGCGCACGCCGTCGAGCACACGTCCAGCGCCTGATACCCGCGCCATCGGGTCGCCGTACTCATTCCATCACCATCGGTGCGCGTACACCCAACGTGACGCGCAGTACGTCCGGCGCGCCGCGCAGCGCGGGATTGATCTGTACGGTGAGGCGCTCGACCGCCGTGATGCGCGGTGCGCTGGTGAGCTGGGCCAGCAAGGCAGCCAGTCCGTGAATGTCGCCGTAGGCCGACAGCGTGGCCGTCAGATCGCCCTCGCTCGTGAGATCGGGACTGACATCGACCCGATCGACCACGAGTCCACTGGCGTCGGCCGCACCTTGCAGCAACGTCTGCAGCGCGCTCGCTCCCAGCGCACTGGACCGCGCGTGTATCACGCGCCGTGCGCCACCGGCCAGTCGCCCTTCCGCGAACGCGGCGGCCGCTTCCAGTTCACTCGCCTGCAGTTGCAGGCTTTTCAGGTGCGCGACCTGCTCCCGGGCGCGATCGAGCTGAATCTCCCGTTCCCGCCACCGCGTCACAGCGGGAACCGCACCGTAGGTGACCAGCAGCGACAGCGCGAGCACGAGGATGCCGCCGATCACGACACGACGCTCCCGCGACAGGGCTGGTGCGATCGTCACTGGCCACCTCGCGTCGGTGCCGGCGAGCCCGTCGTGTGGAAGACGATCGAGAACGAGCTGCGCGAGCGACCGTTCTCGAGATAACGCGTGCTCGGGGCGGCCGCGCGCACGCCGACGAGTTGCGCATCGGCATCGAGGAGCGGCACCAAGGCCGCGGCGTCGGTCGCGCTGCCGTCGATACGCCACTCGGTGCCATTCCACTCGAGTCGCTGCATGAAGGCATCGCGGGGCAGGAGTGCACCCAGCCGCGCCAGTACCGCTGGTGGTGCGTCGCCCAGCGCGGCGCGACGATCCGCGACGGCGATCGCTGCCTGTTCGCCCTGCGCGCGCTGCAGTCGCTCCTGCGCGGCGCGCGCGCTGGCGGTGGTCCGCTCCAGCGTCTGCGCCTCCTGCTGGAGTGCGTGCAGCTGCCGTTCGCGCCAACGATCGACGCTCCACCCCAAGAGCAGCAATGCCCCCGCAGCCATGGCGGCCGATTGCCACCAGCGCCGCGCGCGTTGCCGATGCCGGCGCTCGCGCATATCCGCATCGAGCAGCTGCAGATCGAGTGCACCGGTCGATGCCCGCCACGCGCCCCCCGACAGTTCGGCAATCGTAAGCGTTCGCTCGGCCGCCTCACGACTCGCACGCCGACGACGGGCACGTTGCACGCGCCCCTCGCGAATCGTGAGCTGTCCGGTCGATCCCGCACCGGCGTCCACTGCCCATTCGCCGTCGAGCCCGTTCAGGACGGCCGCCGTCGCCACGGTCACCACCGCGCGCACTGGACTCCACGCCGAAAGCGCCTCGAGCCACGACGCCAACAGCGCGCTCGACATCGCAAACGCGACGCTGCCGTCACTAGCCACCGCCGCCGACTCCCGCAGGGCGAAGTAGCGATCGCTGTCACGCTGCAGCATGCGCACGCGCACGTCGTTCGGGACCGGCGGCAGCTGCGGCTCGGCGATCTCTAAAAACGCGAGACCGACGATGATAACCAGCGACGCGGGGGCCCCGAACTCCGCGCGCAGTGCCTCCACCATCGGCCCCGGTGCCTCGGGACGCCACGCCACGCGCGTCGCTGTCGCCCCGTCACGGGGCAGCGCGGACACGAACGCGCCATCCAGGAGCAGGCACAAGGGGCGGCTCATCGATCCTGCTCCCGCCACCGCACGAGTCGCAGCTCGGCGCCGTTCACGTCGAAGACCGCCTGAATCTCGCGGGTGAGCACGTGATCGCGGCGCCAACCGCGCGAGACCACCAACAATCGTGACGGACGATCCACCAGCGCACCCGCGGCCGCCGCGAGCACGCGACGCGAGGCCGTGCGGCGATTCACGCGGCCGTCACCATCGACCGTGAGATCGGCGGCGAGTGCGTCGAGCCACGCCGCCTGCATGCCGGGCACCGTGAGCAGTTCGTCGAGCGACGTGAACGGTTGCATGGCGCGCAGGGTCTCCTCGCGCCCGAGCAGCGCCACGGCCACGGAATCGCGTTGACGGCGCTGTTGCATCGCCTCGCGGTTCGCGTTCGTCGTCTGAACCGCATCGCCGCGCACGTGCGCCTCGATCGCGTCGGCCACCCGGCGGGCGTCGCTGGGCGGCGCCACCGTCTCCAACAGTTGCTGGAGGCCGTCTGCACCCGCCGTGTTCACGTCGAGACGTGCACTGACATCGATCACCGCCGTCGCGAAGATACCGTCGCCCACGGTGTCCTGCACCGGAGCACCACCATCAGCCGTGAGCGCGTCGAAGACACCGTCGACCCGCGCCGAGTCCGTACCGGCTTCACGAAGACTCGATTCGAGGCGTGCGCGCATCGCCAGGACACCGCTCTCCGCCATCGCGCGGGCCGTGATCTGCGAACGCCGATTGTCGACGACCGACGCGGCGCGTCGCGCGTGGCTGCTGGCGATGGCGGTCACGCTGGCCAGCACGGCAATGGTGACAAGCGCGACCACCAGCGCGGCGCCGCGTCGCGCTCGATGCACTCGTGCGGTCGTCATGAACGCGGCCGATCCAACGGCGCCAGCACCACGCGCAGCGGCATGGCGCTCCGGTCAGATTCGTGGTTCCACGTGAGTTCGATGGCGCGAGGACGGTCCTGCGCAATCGGCCAGTCGGCGCGCCACGTGGGTGACGACATGGCGGTGCCATGTTCGAGCACGCGCACGTCCAACCGCGTGACCGGCGACAGCGTCGCGACGAGCGGTGACGCGCCGATATCACGCCCCGTCGGCGTCGCGCGCACCTCGAGGGTTGAATCGCGCAGGGCGACCTCGACCTGCCACACGGCGCCGGTGCCATACGGCTCACGAACGCCGGTGGAGAGAAAACGGAGCGACGGCGCACCGTTCGCGCGATCCACCACCAGCAGCGGCGCATCGACCTGTTCGGTCAGCGGCGCGTGACGCAACATGTCGGTCAGGAGCGCCCGCACGCGACTGTCGGCTTCGGTGCGCACCTCATGTGTCTGAATGCGCGCGGCCGTATGGCAGGCGGCCGACAACGCCATGCCGGCCGTCGTGAGCGCGAGGCCCGTCACCGTGATCGCCACGATCACTTCAAGCAGGGTGAAGCCGCTGCGCGAGCGACTCTGCGCCCGCATCACGGCGCACGCTCCACGAGTCGCGTGAGCCGGAAGGTCGCCCCTCCCGCCATCGGCACCTCGACCTCGAGCCGATCCAATCCGTCGCGCCACGGACGGCGCGCGACGCGCGTGCCGCTCGAGGGCAGACCTCCGCTGCTCACCGTCGCCAGTTCGGCCTCCGCCTGCGCCACGGCCTGTGTCCACGCCACGCTTCGCTGCTGCAAGGCGGCCGCTCCGCGGGTCGCATCAAGGCAGACGACGGCAGTGACCGCCAGCAGCAGGCTGGCGATGATCGACTCGAGCAACGTCACGGCGTCGCCCCCGTGGGAGAGGCGCCGGGAGCGGCGATGGAGAGAAATCGGCAGCCGAGCATATCGAACGATACGCCGGAAGCCGCATGGCCGGTGGCTGCGATGTCGCCACCAGGGCGACAGGTCCCAAGGGCGTCGACTCGTAGCGACACGGGCGCCGTGGGTGCGGCGATCCGCCCCGTCTCGAGCACGTCGGTGCCCTCGCGGGCCGCTAGCACCCAGGCGCCATCGGCGTCCACGCGCAAGCGCAATTCCTCGCCGCGGCGGATGGCTGCACGCCGCGCCGTCTGCGTCAGGCCGTCGAGCGCGCTCTCACCGGTGGCGCGCGGCGACCGCCACGCCAACGGCACAATGGCGGTGGTGATCGCGAGAATCACGAGCACCACCAGGAGTTCGAGCAATGTCAAACCCGCTCGGGGATGGGGCAGGAGGGCACGCACAGTGCCTCAATCTCGGAGGCGATCGGGGGAAGTCAACAAAAACCACCTCCCCCGGGCGCGTTCCGTCACTTCTTGATCAACGGCTTGACGGCATCAGGGATGTCGAACGCCGTCGCCGGCGCGCCGTTGATCACGACGTTCGTGATCGTCATGAGCAACTTGTTGGCACCCATGTTCACTTCGGTCTTGGTCGGGAACTTCACGCCGCCGAACTCCTTGTAGTCGGAGAGCGTCGACGACACCTGCATCGTCCCCATCTGCGACTCCTGCACCGTTTCGGCGCCCACGATCAGCCCCGTCGCCACGGAGAAGTATTGCGTCGTCTCGCGCCCTGAATCCTTGCGGACGAGCTTGAGCTTATAGCTCTTCTCGCCGTTGAAATCGGCGACGCCCAGATTCTCCATCTTCGAGAAGCGGTCCGCCGGGTAGAGCATGTTGCCGTAGAAGTCCGCGCCTTCCAGCGTCTGGGCGAGTTCCTTGTCGCTCAGCAGCCGCGGGCCCTGCATCGGATTCGCATCCCATGCTATGACACCGTCGGTGCCCTGCAGCATCTCGCCGACACCGGGGATCGTGCTCTTCGTGGCCATCTTGTTCGGCGCGGCCTGATACGCCTCCACATCGGCCGTCAGCCCCATCGCCGGCACCTTCATGGTGGACGTCTGCTTGAGCGACGTGATCTTCATGATCGCATCCTTGCCGCCGATCGCGGTCACGTACTTCGCGAGCACCTCGGCGGCCGACGGCGTGGCCTGCGCAGAGAGCGAGGCCGATGACAACACCAGCGTCGCCGCAGCGACCGCAAACGAGCGTAAAGCCTTCATGTGCAACATCTCCAAACGAGGGAGGTGAATAGCGAACTGGTTGAGTCCAACGCGAGCGACATCGCCGTACTCCATACTTCGTACCCCATACTCCATACTCCGTACCCCCTACTCCCTACTCCGCCGTTACCGCCTACCCTTCTGCACGACCGCCCACGCGATCGCCGCATCCAGCGCCGGATCGCGACCCTGCAACAAGGCCTGACGCGTGAGCGGAACCACCCGGTCGGGCGTCACGCCCGCCCCCTCCAGCGGCTTGCCGAACGGATTCACAAAGTCGGCGATCGCGTGATACAAGATATCGCCGTTGGGCAGCCGCTCGGGCACCGACGGCAGCGCTTGTCCCGACGTTTGTACCCCGAACACCTGCGCGCGGCCGAGCGCCTGCATGCCGCCCGCAAAGATCTCTGTCGTGCTGATGGAGAGTTCGTCCACCACGATCGCGAGGGGGCCGGCGTACGGCGAGACGCCCTGCGATCGCGTGTTCACCCGGCGCGGGTTGGCTACGAACTTGAGCGTAGCCCCCCGCTGGATCATCGTGCCGATCGTCCGCGTGCTGTCGAAGAAGTGGCCGGCAATGCCCATCGACATGCCACCCACACCGCCGAAGTTCCCGCGGATATCCAGCACGATGGCGTCGGCATCGCGCAAGGCATCCACCGCCGCATCGAACTGGGGCGACAGGATCGGCATCCAGATGTTGAACCGGATGATGCCGACCGTCTTGCCGGCCGACGTGACCCGATCGAACGACAGCTGGGCGTTCATGGCGGGCAGATTTCCGAACTTGGCGACGACGCCTGGCTCCGGCGCCCGCGCCACGCGTATCGTCCGGTCGCGTCCGCGCTCGTCGGCGAATACCACCGTCGCGCTGTCGCCCACGGCGCCGGCGAGTGCCTGCGTGGCAATGGCGTACGCCGTGAGGGCCTCACGCCGCGCGTCAGGCTCCTTGGGCATCCGCGATAGTCGCGCGGACATCGGGCACCCATTCACCGATTGCACCCGCCAGCCGGTCTGGACGCCGGCTCGGGCCGCCGGTCCGTCGCGATCGATCTGCGCCATCACGATGCTGCCGTCGAGGTAACGCACCTCCGCGCCGATCGATCCGCTGCGGTCGGGAGCGGGCGCCCCGCCGGAGCCAGTTCCGGAGCCAGTCCCGGTCGCGTCGGCGATCTCACGCGGAATGATCGAGAAGTGGGACTGCTTCAGGCGCGCCACCATATCGGACAGCACCGCCCGTAACTCGCCGGTCGTCGTGGCTGCCGCCGCCTTGGGGCGCAGTTCAGCCCGAAGCGCCGCCCAGTTCACGCCGTTGTAGGTCGTGTCCCAGTGTGTGCGCCCGATAATGCTCCAGGCGCTATCAAAGGTCACGAGCGGATCGGACACCGGAGACGAGGCCAATGATGTCGAAACGGCTCCCGCCACTGGGCCGCAGGCCGCCGGCATGGGAATACGTGTCGTCGAACTCGCTACCGACCCGCCTGGCGCGGGACTTTGCATGGCAGGCGCGACCGTACCCCGGCATGCCCCGAGCAGTGCGGCGGCCATCAGGAGCAGCGGCACGTCGCGCCGGAGGGGCGGGAGTAGGCGATCGAAAGCGATGAGTCGCACAGTCTCGGGAACAGGGTGGTCAGGCACTCTGGACGAATACGACCAGAGGTGAGCGGCGTTTCATGAAAATGAGTTTTCTGAAAGTGGGAATGCGACCGCAGGCACACGAAATCGTGACGAACCAACATCCGGCGTCCCGCGGCCTCGCCGGGGAGCGGTGTAGCACATTACCATGAACGGTTGTGCGGTCACTCTATGTTCGCGCCTCATACAATACCATGTCTACTCGTCTCCACGCGTTGCACGCGGCCGGGCAGTCGCCCTGGCTTGACTATATCGATCGGGCCATGCTGTCCAACGGCGATCTGTCGCGACGTATCCGCGAAGACGCCCTCACCGGGCAGACGTCCAACCCGACGATTTTCGAGAAGGCGCTCGCGGAAGGCGCCGCATACGATGCGCAGCTGGCCACGCTCGACGGGTCCCGCTCGGATCGCGAGGCCTTCGAACTGGTCGCCACGACCGACGTGCGCGACGCCTGCGACGCCTTCCGCGTCGTGTACGAGCACACCGACGCCATCGACGGCTATGTGTCGCTTGAGGTCTCTCCGGATCTGGCGCGCGACTCCCATGGCACCGTCGCCGAGGCCCGACGTCTCTGGCAGATCGTCGATCGGCCCAATCTGATGATCAAGGTGCCCGGCACACCCGAGGGCGCCGAAGCCATCCGGCAGCTCATCGCCGACGGCATCAACGTCAATGTCACGCTGCTCTTCTCGATCGACGCGCACGCCCGCGTCATCGAAGCTTTCATTGCCGGTCTCGAAGACCGTGCCACGGCCGGCCAGCCGGTCGCGCGCATCGCGTCGGTCGCCAGCTTCTTCATCAGCCGCGTCGACTCCGCGATCGACAAGCAGCTCACCGCCATGGCCGCCGCGAATCCGTCCGCCGCCGAAACGCTCAACGGGCTGCAGGGTCGCGCCGCGATCGCCAACGCCAAGCTCGCGTACCGGCTGTTCACGGCCAGCTTCGCCAGTGCTCGCTGGGCCGCGCTCGCCGCGCAGGGCGCGCAGGTGCAGCGTCCGCTGTGGGCCAGCACCAGCACCAAGAACCCGGCCTACCGCGACGTGATCTACGTCGAGGAATTGATCGGCACCAACACCGTGAACACGCTGCCGCCGGCCACGCTCGAAGCGTTCCGCGATCATGGGGACGTGCGCGCCTCCGTCACCGAGAACGTCGCGGATGCCGAGCGTGTGTTGTCGGCGCTGGAGTCGCAGGGCGTGTCGGTGCAAGCGGTGACCGATACGCTGCTGGCAGAAGGGCTGGCCTCGTTCGAGCATTCCTTCGTCACGCTGTTGTCCGGCTTGAATCGTAAGCGCGCCGCGCTCGCGAACATTGCGTCCTCCACCGGAGCACCCGCTGTTGCCAGCCTCTGATGATGTCCTGACCATCCCGCGCACGGGACCTGAGCGCGCTGCCGCGACGACGTCCGAAGGGTCTGCTCCGTCGGCGTTCCGACGCGTGC
This region includes:
- the tal gene encoding transaldolase; translated protein: MSTRLHALHAAGQSPWLDYIDRAMLSNGDLSRRIREDALTGQTSNPTIFEKALAEGAAYDAQLATLDGSRSDREAFELVATTDVRDACDAFRVVYEHTDAIDGYVSLEVSPDLARDSHGTVAEARRLWQIVDRPNLMIKVPGTPEGAEAIRQLIADGINVNVTLLFSIDAHARVIEAFIAGLEDRATAGQPVARIASVASFFISRVDSAIDKQLTAMAAANPSAAETLNGLQGRAAIANAKLAYRLFTASFASARWAALAAQGAQVQRPLWASTSTKNPAYRDVIYVEELIGTNTVNTLPPATLEAFRDHGDVRASVTENVADAERVLSALESQGVSVQAVTDTLLAEGLASFEHSFVTLLSGLNRKRAALANIASSTGAPAVASL
- a CDS encoding type II secretion system protein GspK, producing the protein MTTARVHRARRGAALVVALVTIAVLASVTAIASSHARRAASVVDNRRSQITARAMAESGVLAMRARLESSLREAGTDSARVDGVFDALTADGGAPVQDTVGDGIFATAVIDVSARLDVNTAGADGLQQLLETVAPPSDARRVADAIEAHVRGDAVQTTNANREAMQQRRQRDSVAVALLGREETLRAMQPFTSLDELLTVPGMQAAWLDALAADLTVDGDGRVNRRTASRRVLAAAAGALVDRPSRLLVVSRGWRRDHVLTREIQAVFDVNGAELRLVRWREQDR
- a CDS encoding PilN domain-containing protein, encoding MSRPLCLLLDGAFVSALPRDGATATRVAWRPEAPGPMVEALRAEFGAPASLVIIVGLAFLEIAEPQLPPVPNDVRVRMLQRDSDRYFALRESAAVASDGSVAFAMSSALLASWLEALSAWSPVRAVVTVATAAVLNGLDGEWAVDAGAGSTGQLTIREGRVQRARRRRASREAAERTLTIAELSGGAWRASTGALDLQLLDADMRERRHRQRARRWWQSAAMAAGALLLLGWSVDRWRERQLHALQQEAQTLERTTASARAAQERLQRAQGEQAAIAVADRRAALGDAPPAVLARLGALLPRDAFMQRLEWNGTEWRIDGSATDAAALVPLLDADAQLVGVRAAAPSTRYLENGRSRSSFSIVFHTTGSPAPTRGGQ
- a CDS encoding S41 family peptidase → MSDPLVTFDSAWSIIGRTHWDTTYNGVNWAALRAELRPKAAAATTTGELRAVLSDMVARLKQSHFSIIPREIADATGTGSGTGSGGAPAPDRSGSIGAEVRYLDGSIVMAQIDRDGPAARAGVQTGWRVQSVNGCPMSARLSRMPKEPDARREALTAYAIATQALAGAVGDSATVVFADERGRDRTIRVARAPEPGVVAKFGNLPAMNAQLSFDRVTSAGKTVGIIRFNIWMPILSPQFDAAVDALRDADAIVLDIRGNFGGVGGMSMGIAGHFFDSTRTIGTMIQRGATLKFVANPRRVNTRSQGVSPYAGPLAIVVDELSISTTEIFAGGMQALGRAQVFGVQTSGQALPSVPERLPNGDILYHAIADFVNPFGKPLEGAGVTPDRVVPLTRQALLQGRDPALDAAIAWAVVQKGRR
- a CDS encoding prepilin-type N-terminal cleavage/methylation domain-containing protein, encoding MMRAQSRSRSGFTLLEVIVAITVTGLALTTAGMALSAACHTAARIQTHEVRTEADSRVRALLTDMLRHAPLTEQVDAPLLVVDRANGAPSLRFLSTGVREPYGTGAVWQVEVALRDSTLEVRATPTGRDIGASPLVATLSPVTRLDVRVLEHGTAMSSPTWRADWPIAQDRPRAIELTWNHESDRSAMPLRVVLAPLDRPRS
- a CDS encoding GspMb/PilO family protein, which codes for MTIAPALSRERRVVIGGILVLALSLLVTYGAVPAVTRWREREIQLDRAREQVAHLKSLQLQASELEAAAAFAEGRLAGGARRVIHARSSALGASALQTLLQGAADASGLVVDRVDVSPDLTSEGDLTATLSAYGDIHGLAALLAQLTSAPRITAVERLTVQINPALRGAPDVLRVTLGVRAPMVME